Within the Gracilinema caldarium DSM 7334 genome, the region CGGGTAACTATTATGATGATATTCAAAAATCGGTCAGTGAACAGAAAGCAATAACTTTTAAAGAAGTTCAACGAATCAGTTTGATGATAATTATTATCATGTTTTTGGTTACTGTACTCATTGTGTTTGCTGCTGGTGTTGCAAGCAGGCTTATCACGAGACCAATCATGCTCGTTACTAGGTCTCTAAAGGATATTTCTTGTGGTTCAGGTGATTTAACCCAGAAACTTCCGGTGATTGGAAAAGATGAAATTGGACAACTTTCATTCTATTTTAACGAATTTATTGAGAGTCTAAATAAAACTATGCTTCAGGCAAAGGAAGCGGCAAGTACGGTGCTGCAACTTGGGGAGAAGCTTAAACTCAATGCAGATTCGATGAATGCAGTGACTAAAGATATCAAGATAAGTCTTGATGATATGAATAAAAAGATTGATGGTCAAACCAATAGTATTAATGGGACTTCCTCTGCGGTGGAACAAATTGTTCGGAATATAGAATCATTGGCACTTTTAGTTGAAACCCAGGCAGCTAATGTTACCGAATCCTCCGCATCGATTGAAGAGATGGTTGGTAATATTCGATCAGTAAGCAATAATCTCTCCCGTGCATCGGTACAGTTTAACGAATTAGTGGAAGCCGCTCGGATCGGTCGTGAAAAATTGGATAATGTTTCCCAGAGTGCCCAATCAGCACAGACCCATTCGGATCATCTTGTTGAGGCAAATAGCATTATTCAGTCTATTGCAAGCCAAACTAACTTATTAGCTATGAATGCAGCCATTGAAGCAGCCCATGCTGGTGATGCAGGTCGGGGATTTACGGTTGTGGCTGAAGAAATACGAAAACTGGCAGAGAATGCAGCCCTGCAATCCAAAGATATTGCCAGGAATTTAAAAGAAATAAAGCAGACTATCGATCTTGTTGTTCAAACTTCGAGTGATGCCGGTGAAGCTTTCGGTAATATAGAAAGTCTGGTGCATCGGGTAGAAAATTTGGTACAGGAAATCCAACAGGCCATGCAGGAACAGAATACGGGCAACCAACAGGTTCTTGAGTCTCTTAAAAATATGCAGAATATTACCATGGAAGTAAAAGATGGTTCCCGTGAAATGAAGGATGGTTCAAATCAAATCCTGGAGGAAATGAAAAATCTCAAAGATTCTAGCCATATGTTAATTGATCAGCTTGAAACGATTTCTCGGAACACTGAAAATATTATTGCTGTCTCACAGGAAACCGAGTCTATTTCTGAAAAGAATATCGAGGCCAGCAAAAAATTATCGGCAATTGTGGGCCAGTTTAAGTGTGAGGATATTTAGCAGGATAGAGCTTCTGATAGTTTTCTAAAAAAGATTTATAGAGCTGTTCAAGTTCTGGTAGTTCTATGGGTTGAATTTCATGAAACTGAGGTTGTTCTGGCATGGATTTATATACTGTGGTCCTTGCCATGGCGGCTGCTCCTTTTGCAGAGGTGTCGGAAATAGTAAGAATTTGTAATGAATGTTCAAGTACCGATGCTAACAATCTAACCCAGCCAGAGCGGCGGCTACTTCCTCCTACTAATCTAAAAGAAAAATGATTTGGTTTAAGAGTATTATATGAATGTAAAAGTGTTTCAACACCAAGGCGAACTGTACAGGCAACACCAAATAGGGCTGATGCCATAAGGTCTTGTCGTGTGTGTTGGAGACTAAGGCCTATCCAACTACCACGGGCATTAGGATTTCGGTAGGGAGTACGTTCTCCAGCTAAGTAGGGTAAAAAAACAAGATCTTGTGGAATTTTAGAAGGGTTTTTATCAAATTCTTTATAAAATTCATCCCAGTTAATATTAAGCCACTCTCGAACATGTTCTAATGCAAGACCACCATTTAACATACCTGCCATATGATAGCTTTGTCCTGAAAGAACTGATTCATAAAAATTAAGTGTTGGATTGAACGGTGGAATAGATGAAAGGGGTCTCACTACCTGTATTCCAGTACCTACACTAATTTGAATAATATTTGAAGGTGATGATTTATTAATAAAACAAGCGGAACCAAAAAGAGCAGCGGGGGTATCTCCTGCACCTGTTACGACAGGTATTTGATCGGGAAGCCCATATTGTAGAGCTTGTGCTGTGGTATATCCAATAACTTCAAGACTATTATAAATAGGTGGTAGTTTTTCTTCATCAATCTGGAGTAATTTGCAAAGATTTTGATCCCAATTATGAGTTTTAAAATTGTATAATAAACTACCTGATGCGTCAGAAAAGTCTGTCGCAA harbors:
- a CDS encoding methyl-accepting chemotaxis protein, coding for MKKLSVKLILFVGISVIIIALSIGATAAFFLYKLANTNAQHLETMLMSKYDEEIRWQTEQASTTLNAIGKLRDEGKLDRDTAFFLAQTLMNALRYGPEGYFWADTVEGVNVAHGSKPENIGRNRINDVDAKGFRLIEAIINAGKNGGGYTDYWYPKLGKTDPEPKRSYSLLNPAFNWVLGTGNYYDDIQKSVSEQKAITFKEVQRISLMIIIIMFLVTVLIVFAAGVASRLITRPIMLVTRSLKDISCGSGDLTQKLPVIGKDEIGQLSFYFNEFIESLNKTMLQAKEAASTVLQLGEKLKLNADSMNAVTKDIKISLDDMNKKIDGQTNSINGTSSAVEQIVRNIESLALLVETQAANVTESSASIEEMVGNIRSVSNNLSRASVQFNELVEAARIGREKLDNVSQSAQSAQTHSDHLVEANSIIQSIASQTNLLAMNAAIEAAHAGDAGRGFTVVAEEIRKLAENAALQSKDIARNLKEIKQTIDLVVQTSSDAGEAFGNIESLVHRVENLVQEIQQAMQEQNTGNQQVLESLKNMQNITMEVKDGSREMKDGSNQILEEMKNLKDSSHMLIDQLETISRNTENIIAVSQETESISEKNIEASKKLSAIVGQFKCEDI
- a CDS encoding xylulokinase, which produces MVLGIDLGTGSIKILLQDINGTIRCSTSATYPVNSPEPGAAETNPECWLSALKEAIEQVQHQNIAQGFHELKIDAIGFSGQMHGIIPLSEKGEILHSAILWADGRGSEFIPILEQYIKGREAEIMNSPNAGMSAISILWLKKYRPEVYNKARWFVFPKDFIRYQLTGHIATDFSDASGSLLYNFKTHNWDQNLCKLLQIDEEKLPPIYNSLEVIGYTTAQALQYGLPDQIPVVTGAGDTPAALFGSACFINKSSPSNIIQISVGTGIQVVRPLSSIPPFNPTLNFYESVLSGQSYHMAGMLNGGLALEHVREWLNINWDEFYKEFDKNPSKIPQDLVFLPYLAGERTPYRNPNARGSWIGLSLQHTRQDLMASALFGVACTVRLGVETLLHSYNTLKPNHFSFRLVGGSSRRSGWVRLLASVLEHSLQILTISDTSAKGAAAMARTTVYKSMPEQPQFHEIQPIELPELEQLYKSFLENYQKLYPAKYPHT